Proteins encoded in a region of the Paenibacillus sp. W2I17 genome:
- a CDS encoding DUF4832 domain-containing protein, with translation MKRKLLKPMTMILTLGLFIGGPLAVMFPKTSAAAGTITVNLTETQEAFKNPFKGFRPTRFMNDTKFPDHEYGTVFKHYIKYTDLENASSDSVQKIMDWSNAAWAGIESQNKKVIPRVLIVYPNEGEFWPQGVPSGDVATRWTTNILKDRLAAFIQKLGQAWDSDPRVAYVELGLWGNWGEHHIYPDQLADETDRIPLSFQTALGDAAEQAFQNKKVQVRYPDTFQNYDFGLLWDSFALIDDLEGGEGIVSRDSWRTQVNGGEVAYDWGQKHIQPGDSPDDTLSDIRHRNYVIDWIKKTHTTSLGWIDLYDAKNSAVSQGAALMQKELGYRFVINQATFSENVQPGEKMEVSFQVVNKGSAPFYYKWPVEASLLRSDRSVAWKGIFNNEDIRNWMPGDDWNSSNHRYDQTPSDQQVSGEFNIPSNLPAGTYTLALSILDPYGNRPSARFANTNYYTGGRTPIGKVGIGMDPANQNIGPFDSLKSENTLSYSLTQTPYDGGYSSGTSSLLLDEFNDSMSWPGSNGISKWTGANGFVNDAGVIESGALKLQYNNNGWFGSDIKQNIENYSKMVIKIKGAHGGEQNHMQLSIGGVSQTLAAFSGDTVTTNFKEVEIDLAAKGIDRSSPGQLTMTFWHGGNSTIWIDEIRFE, from the coding sequence ATGAAAAGAAAATTACTTAAACCGATGACCATGATATTAACTCTTGGGTTATTCATAGGAGGTCCATTAGCGGTAATGTTTCCTAAAACGTCAGCAGCAGCTGGTACAATCACCGTTAATCTAACTGAAACGCAAGAGGCTTTCAAAAACCCTTTTAAGGGATTTAGACCTACTCGGTTTATGAATGACACCAAATTTCCGGATCATGAATACGGAACGGTGTTTAAGCACTATATCAAATACACGGATTTGGAAAATGCGTCATCGGACTCTGTACAGAAAATCATGGATTGGAGCAATGCAGCTTGGGCAGGGATTGAAAGCCAAAATAAAAAAGTTATCCCTCGCGTTCTCATCGTATATCCGAACGAAGGAGAATTTTGGCCCCAAGGGGTTCCTAGTGGCGACGTGGCTACACGCTGGACAACAAATATATTGAAAGATCGTCTTGCTGCATTTATTCAAAAGCTTGGTCAGGCATGGGATAGCGATCCCCGTGTTGCTTATGTGGAGCTGGGATTGTGGGGGAATTGGGGAGAACATCATATTTATCCGGATCAACTTGCCGATGAGACCGACCGGATTCCGCTCAGCTTCCAGACAGCTTTAGGAGACGCTGCTGAGCAAGCTTTTCAAAACAAGAAAGTTCAAGTACGTTATCCGGATACGTTCCAGAATTATGATTTCGGCCTTCTTTGGGACTCATTCGCATTAATTGATGATCTGGAAGGTGGGGAAGGCATTGTTTCTAGAGATAGCTGGAGAACACAAGTCAACGGCGGCGAGGTTGCTTATGATTGGGGACAGAAACATATCCAGCCTGGCGATTCTCCGGATGATACGTTAAGCGATATAAGGCATCGGAATTATGTTATCGATTGGATCAAAAAGACGCATACGACCAGTCTAGGCTGGATTGATCTGTACGATGCCAAAAATTCCGCTGTCTCTCAGGGAGCTGCACTGATGCAGAAGGAACTCGGATATCGATTCGTCATCAATCAAGCGACATTTTCGGAAAACGTGCAGCCTGGTGAGAAAATGGAAGTATCTTTTCAAGTTGTAAACAAAGGTTCTGCCCCGTTCTATTATAAATGGCCCGTTGAAGCCAGCTTGCTGAGAAGCGATCGCTCAGTTGCTTGGAAGGGCATTTTCAACAATGAGGATATTCGGAATTGGATGCCAGGTGACGACTGGAACAGTTCTAACCATCGATATGATCAGACGCCTTCGGATCAGCAAGTTTCCGGGGAATTTAATATCCCTTCCAACCTGCCAGCGGGTACTTACACCTTGGCGCTGTCCATTCTTGATCCTTATGGCAATCGTCCGAGCGCAAGATTTGCCAATACAAATTATTATACCGGCGGCAGGACACCGATTGGAAAAGTCGGCATCGGCATGGATCCTGCTAACCAGAACATCGGGCCTTTCGACAGCTTGAAGTCTGAAAATACACTTTCATATAGCTTAACTCAAACTCCTTATGACGGCGGTTACAGCAGCGGAACGAGCAGTTTACTCCTGGATGAATTTAACGACTCAATGAGTTGGCCGGGAAGCAATGGTATTAGCAAATGGACAGGAGCAAACGGGTTTGTAAACGATGCTGGTGTCATTGAATCAGGCGCGTTGAAGCTTCAGTATAACAATAACGGATGGTTTGGCTCTGATATTAAGCAGAACATAGAAAATTATTCAAAGATGGTAATTAAAATCAAAGGTGCACATGGCGGTGAACAAAATCATATGCAGCTCTCGATCGGGGGAGTGTCCCAAACATTGGCAGCTTTCAGCGGGGATACGGTAACAACCAACTTCAAAGAAGTTGAAATTGATTTGGCAGCGAAGGGTATAGATCGCAGCAGCCCAGGACAACTAACGATGACATTCTGGCATGGTGGAAATAGTACAATCTGGATTGATGAGATTCGTTTCGAATAA
- a CDS encoding RidA family protein, whose product MNKVKTYSHDLWDHGISQGYSVNGTIYISGQFSHNTEGEFVGEGDIEAQTRQTLENLDRVLAEFGITKSNLAYVEIYLTNAQEHIEPCIGLFKEYMGQHRPAGSCIGVTYLASPEQLIEISAVAHTN is encoded by the coding sequence ATGAATAAAGTCAAAACCTACAGTCACGATCTTTGGGATCACGGCATCAGCCAGGGCTACAGCGTCAACGGCACCATTTATATTTCGGGACAATTTTCCCACAATACGGAGGGTGAATTCGTTGGTGAGGGCGATATTGAAGCACAGACCCGGCAGACGCTGGAGAATCTCGATCGAGTGCTGGCGGAATTTGGTATCACAAAATCGAACCTCGCTTATGTGGAGATTTATCTGACAAATGCACAAGAGCATATCGAGCCGTGCATTGGGTTGTTTAAGGAATACATGGGACAACACCGGCCTGCGGGCAGCTGTATCGGTGTGACATATCTAGCGTCACCTGAGCAGCTAATCGAAATCAGCGCCGTTGCACACACAAACTAA
- a CDS encoding nuclear transport factor 2 family protein, with the protein MTLKKDDNTRRTAAQHTLTEHLRLTAAGRVDEWLKLFAPDAVLEFPYAPAGVPQRVTGRDALFAHMSNFPKTFDVEFVDLVFHETVDPNLVIAEFRSTGTALPTGKPYEQTCISVVRTNDDALITHYLDYWNPLVAIEALTPHDVQSNPDDHSVTFGS; encoded by the coding sequence ATGACATTAAAAAAAGACGATAACACACGCCGCACCGCTGCACAGCACACCCTGACCGAGCACCTGCGCCTTACCGCAGCAGGACGCGTCGACGAATGGCTGAAGCTGTTTGCCCCGGACGCGGTGCTTGAGTTCCCTTACGCACCGGCCGGCGTCCCCCAACGGGTTACGGGCCGAGACGCACTGTTTGCTCACATGAGCAACTTTCCCAAGACCTTTGACGTGGAGTTCGTCGACCTGGTATTCCACGAGACGGTCGATCCGAATCTGGTGATCGCCGAATTCCGCTCGACGGGAACGGCGCTGCCGACCGGTAAGCCGTACGAGCAGACTTGCATCTCCGTCGTTCGGACCAATGACGACGCGCTCATCACCCACTACTTGGACTACTGGAACCCACTAGTAGCGATCGAGGCGCTCACCCCCCACGACGTGCAGTCCAATCCTGATGACCACAGTGTGACTTTTGGGAGCTGA
- a CDS encoding TetR/AcrR family transcriptional regulator — MSNNTKLSSREKLMTAAIDLISKKGYSSVTTQEIATSAGLSEKTLFRQFGTKQNLLETAFDHYHYSEEMAKIFNERLVWDLQTDLTLICRTYHEIMNRNRKMIMISLKEEDNLPGFRERTIKHPRQLMEVLTNYFKTMYDKGKLIETNPELQAFSFMSLNYGTFINNLNAGSYFPALSLEDIIKEFVWLFSRALTP, encoded by the coding sequence ATGTCTAACAATACAAAGTTAAGCAGTAGGGAAAAATTAATGACGGCTGCCATTGACTTAATCTCAAAAAAAGGCTATAGCAGTGTAACAACTCAAGAAATTGCTACTTCTGCTGGTTTAAGTGAAAAAACATTGTTTCGGCAATTTGGAACGAAACAAAACTTGTTAGAAACAGCCTTCGACCATTATCACTATTCAGAAGAAATGGCCAAGATATTTAATGAAAGGCTAGTTTGGGACCTACAAACAGACTTAACATTGATCTGTAGAACATATCATGAAATTATGAATCGTAATCGAAAAATGATTATGATTAGCTTGAAAGAAGAAGATAATTTACCTGGTTTCAGGGAACGAACAATAAAACATCCTCGTCAACTGATGGAGGTTTTGACCAATTATTTTAAAACTATGTATGATAAAGGAAAATTGATTGAAACGAATCCTGAACTACAAGCTTTTTCATTTATGTCACTGAATTATGGTACATTTATAAATAATCTGAATGCAGGATCTTATTTTCCAGCTCTCTCTTTAGAAGATATTATTAAAGAGTTTGTATGGCTATTCTCTAGGGCCTTAACTCCCTAG
- a CDS encoding MFS transporter, with protein MNSNAATTDKTGPLLLRVLVFTLIISVMNGTMFNVVLPVISKEFELTASQVTWIVSGYLIVYAIGTVTYGKLSDKFSMKALITFGLLLLAAGSIVGVVATQYWMIIVARILQAAGAAVIPALAMIIPVRFFSPENRGHALGTSAIGTALGSALGPIIAGFVSSALNWKFLFVIPLLSLITLPFYRKYLDDQPVTNEKIDYIGGILLAGTVSTFLLALSQSNIWLLVSGLVILGLFILRIRYASVPFVNPVIFRNKEYSMGMVIAFVLIAVGFGIPFLTPLMLSNVNGLSPALIGFIMLPSALVTAFLGRKGGKLADEKGNPFLLYTASTLLVGGFIILSSVVGMSPTYIQIFLTLGVLGQSYMQIAMSNTISRTLPKNEIGIGMGLLSMFNFIAAAGSTAVIGKVLDGGTSNVQLNPFVHDNVAFVYSNILLALAVVVVVMTVLYYYQFGRKSNNK; from the coding sequence ATGAACAGCAACGCTGCTACAACAGATAAAACAGGCCCACTTTTACTCCGTGTTCTAGTCTTCACACTTATCATTTCAGTTATGAACGGAACGATGTTTAATGTGGTATTGCCGGTAATCAGCAAGGAATTTGAACTCACCGCATCACAAGTAACTTGGATTGTCTCAGGTTACTTGATTGTGTATGCCATTGGCACAGTAACCTATGGGAAATTATCAGATAAATTTAGTATGAAAGCTTTAATTACGTTTGGTCTCTTACTTCTCGCGGCTGGGTCCATTGTGGGTGTGGTGGCAACACAGTATTGGATGATCATCGTTGCGAGGATTTTGCAAGCTGCTGGTGCAGCTGTGATACCTGCGTTAGCCATGATAATTCCTGTTCGTTTTTTTTCACCTGAGAACCGTGGTCACGCTTTGGGAACTTCTGCAATCGGGACTGCTCTTGGATCAGCACTTGGTCCCATTATTGCTGGATTCGTATCGAGTGCTTTAAATTGGAAATTTCTCTTTGTAATACCTCTGCTCTCTCTTATCACGTTACCCTTTTATAGAAAATATTTGGATGATCAGCCAGTGACAAACGAAAAAATTGATTATATTGGCGGTATTCTGTTGGCAGGAACAGTTTCCACTTTCTTACTGGCACTTTCACAATCCAATATCTGGTTGTTAGTAAGTGGATTAGTCATCTTAGGTTTGTTTATCCTGCGAATTCGCTATGCTTCCGTTCCCTTCGTGAATCCCGTGATCTTCAGAAATAAAGAATATTCGATGGGGATGGTTATTGCATTTGTACTAATCGCGGTTGGCTTCGGCATTCCATTCCTGACACCGCTCATGTTATCGAATGTGAATGGTCTGTCTCCTGCATTAATTGGATTCATAATGTTGCCTTCAGCCCTTGTTACAGCGTTTCTTGGTCGTAAGGGCGGAAAATTAGCTGATGAGAAAGGGAATCCTTTTCTACTGTATACTGCCTCAACACTGCTTGTTGGTGGTTTCATTATTCTCTCTTCAGTCGTAGGGATGTCACCTACGTATATTCAAATTTTCCTCACACTAGGTGTACTAGGTCAATCTTATATGCAAATTGCTATGTCAAACACCATTTCACGTACCTTGCCTAAGAATGAAATTGGGATCGGTATGGGATTGTTGTCGATGTTTAACTTTATTGCAGCAGCAGGATCTACAGCTGTCATTGGCAAGGTACTTGACGGTGGAACAAGTAATGTTCAATTAAATCCGTTTGTACATGATAATGTTGCTTTTGTGTACAGTAACATTTTGCTGGCTCTAGCCGTGGTAGTCGTTGTAATGACAGTTCTTTATTATTATCAGTTTGGACGTAAATCCAACAATAAATAA
- a CDS encoding MarR family winged helix-turn-helix transcriptional regulator: MHSREDTPYMELFQIIGLKLKKRADESIKELGLSSQQGKVIDYIYENQDNHIIQKDLADRFHLRGASVTSMLQGLEQKGFIERKIPANNERQKNIYVLPKAVDLIEDFNNSFQKVEDEIVQALNDEEKQILKKLLIRINERI, from the coding sequence ATGCATTCCCGAGAAGATACGCCTTATATGGAATTGTTTCAAATTATCGGTCTTAAGTTAAAGAAAAGAGCGGATGAGAGTATAAAAGAGCTAGGATTAAGTTCTCAACAAGGAAAAGTAATTGATTATATTTATGAGAATCAAGATAATCATATTATTCAAAAGGATCTTGCAGATCGGTTTCATCTGCGTGGGGCAAGCGTTACAAGCATGCTTCAAGGTCTAGAGCAAAAAGGTTTCATCGAACGTAAAATCCCGGCCAATAATGAACGGCAAAAAAATATTTATGTATTACCAAAAGCGGTTGACTTGATTGAAGACTTCAATAACTCATTTCAAAAAGTGGAGGATGAAATCGTTCAAGCCCTTAATGACGAGGAGAAACAAATTTTAAAGAAATTACTGATCAGAATTAATGAACGCATATAA
- a CDS encoding amidohydrolase family protein produces the protein MEKLNQNAVLEKITTITNVRIFDGYQIIAPRHIVIKGVSIISVGGDIPSDATIIDGENATLIPGLIDAHVHTSIGGLRDALKFGVTTELEMNGDFTKRGREIQLKNVDDIADVRSAGTAITAPGGHPDELLPDGDEIPEFVLKELEKLSEEDREAMLAAYAHDHDEIPQVTTVDEAIKHVHTQVENGSDYIKIMIEEGTVMGAPGLPVLSDEILKTAVTEAHKFDKLVIAHVLTALSSKAAIDFGVDGLGHLFIDRPEYTSELVKSIADSGAFVTPCLVLNSSIIGNPASELASDPRVHSKLSPDWIDILNSSFNTFPQGNMENSFKNVMDLHRAGVDILVGTDVAPVPVPNLGGLAHGASVHHEMQLLVKAGFTPIEALQSATSKPARCFGLHDRGRITEGARADLILINGDPITNISDTLSIKSVWFNGSQKLG, from the coding sequence ATGGAGAAATTAAATCAAAATGCTGTGTTAGAAAAAATTACGACGATTACAAATGTTCGAATCTTTGATGGATATCAAATCATTGCTCCCAGACATATTGTCATTAAAGGGGTGTCCATTATTTCAGTGGGCGGAGACATCCCAAGCGACGCAACAATTATCGATGGAGAAAATGCGACATTAATACCCGGCCTGATTGATGCACATGTCCATACCTCAATTGGTGGATTACGAGATGCCTTAAAATTCGGTGTTACAACAGAACTCGAAATGAACGGCGATTTTACTAAAAGAGGGCGCGAAATTCAGCTGAAAAATGTGGATGACATCGCAGACGTCCGATCTGCTGGGACAGCGATTACCGCTCCTGGTGGGCACCCAGATGAATTACTACCTGATGGAGATGAAATACCTGAATTCGTATTAAAGGAACTAGAGAAGTTATCGGAGGAAGACCGGGAAGCAATGTTGGCCGCCTACGCTCACGATCACGACGAAATACCTCAAGTGACGACGGTTGATGAAGCGATCAAACATGTGCATACCCAAGTGGAGAATGGATCCGACTATATTAAGATCATGATTGAAGAGGGAACGGTTATGGGTGCACCCGGCCTGCCTGTTCTAAGTGATGAGATTCTAAAAACAGCCGTTACTGAAGCCCACAAGTTCGATAAGTTGGTCATTGCCCACGTTTTGACGGCTCTTTCATCGAAAGCAGCCATCGATTTTGGAGTCGACGGTTTGGGCCACTTGTTTATCGACAGACCCGAGTACACGTCCGAATTGGTCAAATCCATAGCTGATTCTGGAGCTTTTGTTACACCGTGCTTGGTGTTAAATTCATCGATTATTGGTAATCCGGCATCGGAATTGGCTAGTGATCCACGAGTTCATTCCAAATTAAGTCCGGATTGGATCGATATTTTGAACTCAAGCTTCAATACATTCCCACAAGGCAATATGGAGAACAGCTTTAAGAATGTGATGGATCTTCACCGTGCCGGAGTTGATATTCTTGTAGGGACGGATGTCGCACCGGTACCCGTTCCGAACCTTGGTGGCCTTGCTCATGGGGCCAGTGTTCACCACGAAATGCAGCTGCTGGTGAAGGCTGGGTTCACTCCGATCGAAGCTCTTCAGTCGGCTACTTCCAAACCGGCCCGTTGCTTTGGTCTACATGATCGTGGCCGGATTACCGAAGGTGCACGTGCTGATCTTATTCTCATAAACGGTGATCCGATCACTAATATTTCAGATACCTTGTCAATCAAATCTGTGTGGTTCAATGGTTCGCAAAAACTAGGCTAA
- a CDS encoding Ger(x)C family spore germination protein → MKWVGKFIISGVSFILLAALVGCANDKTNLEDATVPLALGLDVKDKKLHYYISAPVFSKDIQKKSREGGGIAEGLRQSRNQQDAQFPGSLAGRNFQVVIVGKQLLQYKDWFKVLDVMFRDPRNTITDRIIAFDGPMADIFNFQAKDQPPLPLFIKAIIDSGSRSSATVKTTAQELHRQLYDRAMTPSISEIKIENNKIMLKGTTLLSRKGEYRTSLTYQETSLLHILKNEAEPGVSLTFPVDDLQQSLPFNIDKVSFSLGDISVKTKSSHENGRFQFNIKVKSIVSITEKFLEFELLGNSEEMANKLSKEMKKSMEALIKKCQNYNIDPFGYGFYARAYQYPLYKEAQADWGKELSRAHFDVEVDLRIGATGAVE, encoded by the coding sequence ATGAAATGGGTCGGGAAATTCATTATCTCGGGTGTGTCCTTTATTTTATTGGCTGCGCTCGTAGGTTGCGCCAATGACAAAACCAATTTAGAAGACGCAACGGTTCCTTTGGCTCTTGGATTGGATGTCAAAGATAAAAAACTCCATTATTATATATCTGCCCCTGTATTCAGTAAAGACATTCAAAAGAAAAGCCGCGAAGGGGGAGGAATAGCAGAAGGTTTAAGACAGTCGAGAAATCAGCAGGATGCCCAATTTCCCGGTTCGCTTGCGGGACGTAATTTTCAAGTCGTCATTGTAGGGAAACAATTGCTTCAATATAAGGATTGGTTTAAAGTACTTGATGTCATGTTCCGCGATCCTCGCAATACGATTACCGACCGCATCATTGCTTTTGACGGTCCTATGGCGGATATTTTCAATTTTCAAGCCAAAGATCAACCGCCGTTACCTTTATTTATAAAAGCGATTATCGATTCAGGAAGCAGAAGTTCAGCTACTGTAAAAACAACCGCGCAGGAGCTACATAGACAATTGTATGATCGAGCAATGACGCCTTCCATCTCGGAAATCAAGATCGAAAATAATAAAATCATGTTAAAAGGAACAACTCTTTTATCCCGAAAAGGGGAGTACAGAACTTCCCTGACCTATCAGGAGACATCACTTCTTCACATTTTGAAAAATGAAGCTGAACCAGGGGTCAGTCTCACTTTTCCTGTTGATGATTTACAACAATCACTGCCATTTAACATCGACAAAGTGAGTTTTTCTTTAGGTGACATATCGGTAAAAACGAAATCCTCTCATGAGAATGGCAGATTTCAATTCAACATTAAAGTGAAGTCGATCGTCAGCATAACTGAAAAGTTTCTTGAATTTGAGCTTTTGGGAAATTCCGAGGAAATGGCAAATAAATTAAGCAAGGAAATGAAAAAAAGCATGGAGGCGCTTATTAAAAAGTGCCAAAACTATAATATCGATCCTTTCGGGTATGGGTTTTATGCCAGGGCATATCAGTATCCATTATACAAGGAAGCACAGGCCGACTGGGGGAAAGAACTATCTCGAGCACATTTTGATGTGGAAGTTGATCTTCGAATCGGCGCCACTGGGGCAGTAGAGTAA
- a CDS encoding endospore germination permease, protein MKSLRPVTMLQFILIISSFQISVAFLSIPRELARHAGTDGWMVIFLGWGLATLASIAIVKLMKYSPNSSILDLIQRYIGVWAAKLAALIFMSYYLLLAYDGYMIASLVIKLWLLQSTYIYILVLLLLIPTFQIAQHGFQAIGRYSEIVTILSIWIPFIYVSTLRRAHWLYLLPIFKEGWFPVLSSIQFMIYPMLGIGLVLFLYPQLVNKKRALPAMIISNTLTCIVYLGITLICYVYFSPDEIGEYNDPVISIMKSIEFQFIERVEVVFIAFYLFVFSCIWIPSMYLVSRCSASLVGKGQERYHLAVWCIVIEISFFLYRPSFIESAQVNYALNYIGFMMEFVLPAGVLLYVTIRKKMGGGQRT, encoded by the coding sequence ATGAAGTCATTACGCCCGGTAACGATGCTTCAATTCATTCTTATTATTTCTTCTTTCCAAATCAGCGTTGCTTTTTTGTCTATTCCCAGAGAGCTGGCGAGGCATGCGGGAACAGATGGCTGGATGGTCATTTTCTTGGGCTGGGGGCTGGCAACGTTAGCCTCCATAGCAATCGTCAAGTTGATGAAATATAGTCCAAACAGTTCAATACTCGATTTGATTCAGCGTTATATCGGCGTGTGGGCAGCAAAATTAGCTGCTTTAATATTTATGTCCTATTATTTGCTTCTGGCGTATGACGGTTATATGATTGCTTCTCTTGTCATTAAATTATGGTTATTGCAAAGCACGTATATTTATATTCTAGTCCTGCTGCTGCTCATCCCCACATTTCAGATTGCGCAGCATGGCTTTCAGGCCATCGGGCGATACAGCGAAATAGTCACCATACTCTCCATATGGATTCCGTTCATTTATGTGTCTACGTTAAGACGTGCCCATTGGCTCTATTTATTGCCCATCTTTAAAGAGGGATGGTTCCCAGTTCTTTCATCCATCCAATTTATGATCTATCCGATGCTCGGCATCGGCCTGGTTTTGTTCCTCTATCCCCAACTAGTAAACAAAAAAAGAGCATTGCCTGCCATGATCATCTCCAACACGCTCACTTGCATCGTTTACTTGGGAATCACCCTGATTTGTTACGTGTACTTTAGTCCTGATGAGATCGGGGAGTATAACGACCCCGTGATTAGCATTATGAAGTCCATTGAATTTCAGTTTATTGAGCGCGTAGAAGTGGTATTTATCGCATTTTATCTGTTCGTTTTCTCTTGCATATGGATTCCCTCCATGTATCTTGTCTCGAGGTGCTCCGCGTCGCTGGTAGGAAAAGGTCAGGAAAGATACCATCTTGCAGTGTGGTGTATTGTCATTGAGATTAGCTTTTTCCTCTATCGGCCCAGCTTTATCGAATCTGCCCAAGTAAACTACGCACTCAATTACATTGGATTTATGATGGAGTTTGTTCTGCCTGCAGGCGTTCTTCTGTATGTGACAATCCGCAAAAAGATGGGAGGGGGGCAACGCACATGA
- a CDS encoding spore germination protein: protein MNTKEENITKSLNESLGRIEEIFTNTPDLIIRKLSIKQTGELAAIIYMEELTDKASLNQNVLAPLQLETGNSSGDFITTVGYVKPHAKWEELRLSIILGYSVLFIEGRSTAYALDTKGFPQRAIEDPQQEPSLKGAHQGFIETGSQNIAMIRRYIADKELKVKRYIVGQRGQTPVSLLYLEDVTQPDIIKALEERIQSIDVDAIINTGELAEFIEDQPLALLPQMITTERPDTAASQILQGRCVVVVDGSPSVLVAPATFMSFFQTVDDYSSRWSISSFLRILRIFAFFIAIFLPGIFIAVISFHFEIIPLKLLLTLGESRGQVPFPPFVEAIIMEITLEMLREAGVRLPAPVGQTVGIVGGIVIGQAVVEAGLISNVMVIVVAFTAISSFIIPNQDMMAAVRIMRFMMMILATWFGFVGLVVGMMSFIGRLITLNSLGTSYSTPIAPFRAMDWKDTLLRVPLWMMNNRPASTNSRQSKRQGKSRGWKENK from the coding sequence ATGAACACAAAAGAGGAAAATATCACCAAAAGTTTGAACGAATCCTTGGGTAGAATTGAAGAAATCTTTACGAATACTCCCGACTTAATCATCCGAAAGTTAAGCATAAAACAGACCGGAGAACTAGCCGCTATAATCTATATGGAAGAATTGACAGATAAAGCGTCACTTAATCAAAATGTTCTTGCTCCGCTTCAACTAGAAACCGGAAATTCTTCCGGAGATTTCATTACAACAGTGGGTTATGTAAAACCTCACGCCAAGTGGGAAGAGCTCAGACTTTCCATTATACTCGGGTACAGCGTGTTATTTATTGAAGGAAGAAGTACTGCATATGCATTAGATACAAAAGGATTCCCGCAACGCGCTATTGAGGATCCTCAGCAGGAGCCCTCACTGAAAGGGGCTCATCAAGGATTTATAGAGACAGGTTCACAAAATATTGCCATGATCCGTCGTTATATCGCGGACAAAGAGTTAAAGGTGAAGCGGTATATTGTTGGACAGCGGGGACAAACGCCAGTATCTTTGCTTTATTTGGAAGATGTGACCCAGCCGGACATCATTAAAGCGCTGGAAGAACGGATTCAATCCATTGACGTGGATGCCATCATTAACACCGGAGAATTGGCTGAATTTATTGAGGACCAACCACTTGCGTTGCTTCCCCAAATGATTACGACAGAGAGACCGGATACGGCTGCTTCTCAAATACTGCAGGGCCGTTGTGTGGTTGTAGTCGATGGTTCGCCAAGTGTTCTGGTTGCGCCGGCTACATTCATGTCTTTTTTTCAGACGGTTGATGATTACAGTTCCCGATGGTCCATTTCGTCATTCCTCAGAATATTGCGCATTTTTGCTTTTTTCATCGCTATTTTTTTGCCTGGAATTTTTATAGCCGTCATTTCGTTTCATTTTGAGATCATACCTTTGAAGCTCCTATTAACGCTTGGTGAGTCACGAGGGCAAGTTCCGTTCCCGCCATTTGTAGAGGCGATTATTATGGAAATAACACTTGAGATGCTAAGGGAAGCGGGAGTTCGCCTTCCAGCTCCAGTAGGACAAACAGTAGGAATCGTCGGTGGTATTGTCATTGGACAGGCAGTTGTGGAGGCAGGGTTGATCAGCAATGTAATGGTTATCGTGGTGGCTTTTACAGCTATTTCATCTTTTATTATTCCCAATCAAGACATGATGGCAGCTGTACGCATCATGCGGTTCATGATGATGATACTAGCTACCTGGTTCGGGTTTGTTGGACTGGTCGTGGGCATGATGAGCTTCATCGGTCGACTAATAACATTAAACTCGCTCGGTACCTCCTATAGCACACCTATAGCTCCATTTAGGGCCATGGATTGGAAGGATACCTTACTGCGGGTACCGTTGTGGATGATGAACAACCGCCCCGCAAGCACGAATTCACGTCAGTCAAAAAGACAGGGGAAAAGCAGAGGATGGAAGGAGAATAAATAG